In Esox lucius isolate fEsoLuc1 chromosome 3, fEsoLuc1.pri, whole genome shotgun sequence, the sequence aaacagtgttgtatttTTGAAAGAGTTATTATATCCATGTGGTTCAGAAAGAAACACAGTCTCATTAAAGAAGTGAATATGTGTAATGATGTAAatatggatgtttttattttacagggaAAATGGCAGAGTCCAGAGATCATAGTAAGTCACCATGTTAGAATCCATTATTAACTTTTCTATCACATATctggacaaataaaaataaaaaactcaattACTGAAAGTCAAATAAGTTTGTGGTTCAGTATTTCTTGATGTGTAACTGTGTTTTTGGATAAAATGTGTTTGATGAGGAGTTGTAACTGAGTTTGTGTTTCCTCTCTGAACAGATCAGTTTAAACTCATCGCCACTGATGTAGAGGAGGGTGATGttggtgatgatgtcatcctCCCCTGTCACCTCTCTCCTGAGACCAGTGCTGTTACCATGACAATCAGGTGGTTTAAGGAGACAGAGTGTATTTACCTGTATAAGAATGGTCAGGTGGCAGAGAGGAGAGGCTATGAGGGCAGTCTGAGTCTGATCAcccaggagatggagagaggaaatgTGTCTCTGAGGATGAAGAACTTCAAGCAGTCAGATGAAGGATACTACATCTGTCAGGTCATCCATGGAGAACAGAAGGAGGAGGCTGTAGTGGGTTTAGGGGTC encodes:
- the LOC105009493 gene encoding butyrophilin subfamily 1 member A1-like, whose translation is MAESRDHNQFKLIATDVEEGDVGDDVILPCHLSPETSAVTMTIRWFKETECIYLYKNGQVAERRGYEGSLSLITQEMERGNVSLRMKNFKQSDEGYYICQVIHGEQKEEAVVGLGVSEGPPDYLQHETQEDKLKRETSASELGKYERIWRR